The following coding sequences are from one Verrucomicrobiota bacterium window:
- a CDS encoding protein kinase, whose amino-acid sequence MTPGPTVESKSSDSSVSPPTSAKNTGFNQPDDSRTRAPHAQPPSIPDYELLRRIGGGSYGEVWLARSATGASRALKIVWRHTFEDDRPFQREFEGIQRFERLSREHPSQLALFHVGRGEGYFYYVMELADDARTQRIDGVVETWSNGKTLPTQHSSTPALQDPSSYAPKTLRSLLRPNTQTSTPIDREPALDSQPTTDRLPAARVLEIGLALTEALAHLHGNGLVHRDVKPSNIIFVGGKPKLADIGLVTDASDTCSIVGTEGYLAPEGPGTPQADVFALGKVLYEALTGFERRQFPQLPPDLRDWPDAKLAFELNEIILKACDSEARRRYQSAEEMRAELALLQRGKSVKGKRALQHWLAVSKKAGLTVSLLAVAVAAVVVLRQSPRDPYHHSANPEVNDLVGEGNHVVQGRSAERVRTALGYFNRAVELDPSFVPARYGVFRALVSRGAAEQGASAVDRAHLRAIAKQLMEMDSNLAESRAASSMIKWIDWQFPEALAEARLATQKRAASKEGETSAHNYYGYFLVQSGRPGEALEQYKIAKRLSPSNPIIDHHLGHPYFATRRFEEALKHYRESLEMEGRQETAHYWIGRVYLEQTSFMAAIDEFEEGEKAVGRTSSKREFFFETLREASRQDPVNGYWSKRLELALQESKPDLYEIATLYARLGDKPKAYRYLREACEKKAFDQGLMFDLCWDHEDKEFKAIARGIRLLQ is encoded by the coding sequence ATGACTCCCGGACCCACAGTGGAGTCGAAGAGTTCTGACTCGTCCGTGTCGCCGCCGACGTCGGCGAAGAACACCGGTTTCAATCAACCCGACGACTCTCGAACCAGGGCTCCCCACGCTCAACCTCCTTCCATTCCGGACTACGAACTCCTCCGGCGCATTGGCGGCGGTTCGTACGGCGAAGTGTGGCTTGCGCGAAGCGCCACCGGAGCCTCGCGCGCCCTGAAGATCGTCTGGCGTCACACCTTCGAGGACGACCGCCCGTTCCAGCGCGAGTTCGAAGGCATCCAGCGCTTCGAGCGCCTCTCACGTGAGCATCCCAGCCAGCTTGCGCTCTTCCACGTCGGTCGCGGCGAAGGCTATTTCTATTATGTCATGGAGCTGGCGGACGACGCCAGAACCCAGCGGATTGACGGAGTAGTGGAGACTTGGAGTAATGGGAAAACACTGCCGACGCAACACTCCAGCACTCCAGCACTCCAGGACCCCAGTTCTTACGCTCCCAAAACCCTCCGCAGTCTGCTCCGCCCGAACACTCAAACATCAACTCCGATAGATCGCGAGCCGGCTCTCGACTCTCAACCAACGACAGACCGCCTGCCTGCCGCGCGCGTGCTGGAAATCGGCCTCGCGCTCACCGAAGCCCTCGCGCACCTGCACGGAAACGGCCTCGTTCACCGCGACGTGAAACCGTCGAACATCATCTTTGTCGGTGGCAAGCCCAAGCTGGCGGACATCGGACTGGTGACGGATGCTAGCGACACGTGTTCGATTGTCGGCACCGAAGGTTACCTCGCGCCCGAAGGCCCCGGCACGCCGCAAGCCGACGTTTTCGCGCTCGGCAAAGTCCTCTACGAAGCCCTCACCGGTTTTGAGCGCCGCCAATTCCCGCAACTGCCGCCCGACCTCCGCGACTGGCCTGACGCCAAACTCGCCTTCGAACTCAACGAAATAATTCTCAAAGCTTGCGACTCCGAAGCCCGGCGACGTTATCAGTCGGCAGAGGAGATGCGCGCTGAACTGGCGCTGTTGCAGCGTGGCAAATCGGTCAAGGGCAAGCGGGCGCTCCAACACTGGCTGGCTGTCAGCAAAAAGGCTGGCTTGACTGTTTCCTTGCTCGCTGTGGCTGTGGCCGCCGTAGTTGTTCTCAGGCAAAGCCCGCGTGATCCGTACCACCATTCGGCAAACCCAGAAGTGAACGACCTCGTAGGTGAAGGCAACCACGTTGTTCAAGGCAGATCTGCTGAACGGGTTCGCACAGCATTGGGTTACTTTAATAGAGCCGTTGAACTCGACCCGAGTTTTGTTCCAGCTCGGTATGGCGTTTTTCGGGCCTTGGTAAGTCGAGGTGCCGCGGAGCAGGGTGCTTCGGCCGTCGATCGCGCGCACCTTCGCGCAATCGCCAAACAGTTGATGGAGATGGATTCGAATCTTGCCGAATCTCGCGCCGCTTCGTCGATGATCAAGTGGATCGATTGGCAATTCCCTGAGGCGCTCGCGGAGGCTCGTTTGGCCACCCAGAAGCGCGCAGCGTCAAAGGAAGGGGAGACGTCGGCCCACAATTATTACGGATACTTCCTGGTTCAGAGCGGCAGACCGGGTGAGGCGTTAGAGCAGTACAAGATTGCCAAGCGGCTGTCACCTTCTAATCCGATCATCGACCACCATCTTGGACACCCTTACTTTGCAACCAGACGGTTTGAGGAGGCTCTGAAGCATTATCGAGAATCTCTTGAAATGGAGGGCCGACAGGAAACTGCCCATTACTGGATTGGTCGAGTTTACCTGGAGCAGACCAGTTTCATGGCGGCGATCGACGAGTTTGAAGAAGGCGAAAAGGCAGTCGGCAGGACCAGTTCCAAAAGGGAGTTCTTTTTTGAGACGTTGCGTGAGGCGAGTCGGCAGGACCCCGTGAATGGATATTGGAGCAAGCGGCTTGAACTGGCTTTGCAGGAATCCAAACCAGACCTCTATGAAATCGCCACACTCTACGCGCGCCTTGGCGACAAACCTAAAGCATATCGCTATCTCAGAGAGGCCTGTGAAAAAAAGGCCTTCGACCAGGGCTTGATGTTCGATTTATGCTGGGACCATGAGGACAAGGAGTTCAAGGCGATTGCGAGGGGAATACGTCTTCTTCAATGA
- a CDS encoding amidohydrolase family protein: protein MESRFDIWDLHCHLSGVPGDTPEARLGKLLEYADRMGIARLCVFMGMEWSYDPSLEKMRQENDEVLRALRNFRDRAFGFVYLNPKHTQASLDELNRCVRDGPMVGVKLWVAEHCNAPELDPLINRAAELKAIVFQHTWIKITGNLPGESTPMELAELAARHPQATLICGHSGGDWEIGLRAIRPHKNVYADLGGGDPTAGFTEMAVRELGAGRVLYGSDVGGRSFASQLAKVFGADIPESAKRLILGENLKRLLRPILREKGVKA, encoded by the coding sequence ATGGAAAGCCGGTTCGATATTTGGGACCTCCATTGCCACCTGTCTGGCGTGCCGGGCGACACACCTGAAGCGCGCCTTGGCAAACTGCTCGAATACGCCGACCGCATGGGTATCGCGCGACTTTGCGTCTTCATGGGCATGGAGTGGAGTTACGATCCGTCGCTGGAAAAAATGCGACAGGAGAACGACGAGGTACTGCGGGCGTTGCGCAACTTTCGCGACCGCGCGTTCGGCTTCGTCTATCTCAACCCGAAACACACGCAAGCCAGCCTCGATGAACTCAACCGCTGCGTGCGTGACGGCCCGATGGTCGGCGTGAAACTCTGGGTCGCGGAGCATTGCAACGCACCGGAACTCGACCCGCTCATCAACCGCGCGGCGGAACTGAAGGCCATCGTGTTTCAACACACCTGGATTAAGATCACCGGCAACCTGCCCGGTGAATCCACGCCGATGGAACTGGCGGAACTCGCCGCTCGACATCCACAAGCGACACTCATCTGCGGTCACTCCGGCGGTGATTGGGAAATCGGATTGCGTGCGATTCGGCCGCACAAGAACGTGTATGCGGACCTGGGCGGAGGAGATCCGACGGCAGGTTTCACCGAGATGGCCGTACGCGAGCTTGGCGCCGGGCGCGTTCTCTACGGCAGCGACGTTGGGGGGCGCAGCTTCGCCTCGCAACTGGCGAAGGTGTTCGGCGCTGACATTCCTGAATCGGCCAAGCGACTCATCCTCGGCGAGAACTTGAAACGGTTACTCCGCCCAATCCTGCGGGAGAAAGGGGTGAAAGCGTGA
- a CDS encoding sigma-70 family RNA polymerase sigma factor: MASDEHSSIQTRPSLLNRLKTGEDAESWQEFYRVYGKLVRDFAIQAGLTDTEADEVVQETAIAMARNLPEFRYDPKVCRFKTWLLNQTSWRIKDQFKKRRQVGVQASACPQPAVFQGTLKRELQRDDTARTATIERVADPAAINLDALFETEWRKNLLATALERLKAKFSLKQIQMFDLNVLKEWPAADVAKSLGVSLANVYVTKHRIATALKKEMARLEREIEKGVKREA; encoded by the coding sequence ATGGCCAGCGACGAACATTCTTCCATTCAAACGCGACCGAGCTTGCTGAACCGGCTCAAGACGGGCGAGGACGCGGAGAGTTGGCAGGAGTTTTATCGCGTCTATGGCAAGCTCGTGCGGGACTTCGCTATTCAAGCCGGACTGACGGACACGGAGGCGGACGAGGTCGTGCAGGAAACCGCCATCGCAATGGCGCGGAATCTGCCGGAGTTCCGGTACGATCCCAAGGTGTGCCGGTTCAAGACGTGGTTGCTCAATCAGACTTCGTGGCGGATCAAGGACCAGTTCAAGAAACGGAGACAGGTTGGAGTTCAAGCTTCAGCTTGTCCCCAACCGGCGGTTTTCCAGGGCACGCTAAAGCGTGAACTCCAACGCGATGACACGGCGCGCACGGCAACGATCGAGCGCGTTGCTGATCCGGCGGCGATCAATCTGGACGCACTGTTCGAAACCGAGTGGCGCAAGAATTTGCTGGCGACGGCGCTGGAGCGGCTGAAAGCAAAGTTCAGTCTGAAGCAAATTCAGATGTTCGATCTGAACGTGCTCAAGGAATGGCCGGCCGCGGACGTGGCCAAGTCGCTGGGGGTCAGCCTGGCCAATGTGTATGTGACGAAGCATCGTATCGCGACGGCGTTGAAGAAGGAGATGGCGCGGTTGGAGCGGGAGATTGAGAAAGGCGTGAAACGTGAGGCGTGA
- a CDS encoding DegT/DnrJ/EryC1/StrS family aminotransferase yields MSASDSMSRREFLAASSAALLTGALTPANATAAESGAATKLAINGGEKAVKQSPKLPIRWGEPERERLNAMLGQDSLFYWKGPQTTLLIERFKKVCPVKYVMPCSSGTAALHIAVAATGIGPGDEVITSPITDIGTVIGVIYQQGVPVFADLGGSTYNLDPADVERRITPKTKAIIAVHLCGNPCDMQALKAIADKHGLLLIEDAAQAWGAKYRGQPIGTIGHFACFSLQNSKHITCGDGGLVGSNDERFGPLLQKFGDKGFDRLKGGLFESFATNYRMSEPQAAVAAAQLERLEGIISKRARLGNLLTEKIARLPGLLPHQVHPEDRCGYWFYFFRIKPGAFRCDRAEFVKALAAEGAEASAGYIPVPLHRNPVFLKHAFFDGRWPIREFGLTTMDYSKHQTREAEAILQTGIRITIHEAMTEDHIVSVAEAIRKVARHYAA; encoded by the coding sequence ATGTCCGCCTCCGATTCAATGTCACGCCGCGAGTTCCTTGCTGCCTCCTCGGCGGCGTTGCTCACTGGCGCGCTCACTCCGGCGAATGCGACGGCGGCCGAGTCTGGTGCCGCGACGAAACTCGCGATTAACGGCGGCGAGAAGGCGGTCAAACAATCGCCGAAACTGCCCATCCGCTGGGGCGAGCCGGAACGCGAGCGACTGAACGCCATGCTCGGTCAGGACTCGCTCTTTTATTGGAAAGGCCCGCAGACAACGCTGTTGATCGAGCGGTTCAAGAAAGTATGTCCGGTGAAATACGTCATGCCGTGCTCGTCTGGCACGGCGGCGTTGCACATCGCTGTCGCCGCGACGGGCATCGGGCCGGGCGATGAAGTCATCACGTCGCCGATCACGGACATCGGCACGGTCATCGGCGTAATCTATCAGCAAGGCGTGCCGGTGTTCGCCGACCTTGGTGGCAGCACTTACAATCTCGACCCAGCCGATGTTGAGCGCCGCATCACGCCCAAGACCAAGGCCATCATCGCCGTGCATCTGTGTGGCAATCCGTGCGACATGCAGGCATTGAAGGCCATCGCGGACAAGCATGGGCTGCTGTTGATCGAGGACGCGGCGCAAGCCTGGGGCGCGAAGTATCGCGGGCAACCCATCGGCACCATCGGCCATTTCGCTTGCTTCTCGTTGCAAAACTCGAAGCACATCACCTGCGGCGACGGCGGTCTTGTCGGCTCAAATGACGAACGATTCGGCCCCCTGTTGCAAAAGTTCGGTGACAAGGGATTTGATCGTCTCAAAGGCGGCTTGTTCGAATCGTTCGCCACGAATTATCGGATGAGCGAACCGCAGGCGGCGGTGGCGGCGGCCCAACTGGAACGACTCGAAGGCATCATCAGCAAACGCGCCCGTCTGGGGAATCTGCTTACGGAAAAAATCGCCCGTCTGCCCGGCTTGTTGCCGCATCAGGTGCATCCCGAAGACCGCTGTGGATACTGGTTCTACTTTTTCCGCATTAAGCCGGGCGCGTTTCGCTGCGACCGTGCGGAGTTTGTGAAGGCACTGGCAGCGGAGGGCGCGGAAGCTTCTGCTGGCTACATCCCGGTGCCGTTACATCGCAACCCGGTGTTTTTGAAGCACGCCTTCTTCGATGGGCGATGGCCCATTCGCGAATTCGGGCTGACGACGATGGATTACTCGAAACATCAGACGCGCGAAGCCGAGGCAATCTTGCAAACTGGCATCCGGATCACGATCCATGAGGCGATGACGGAGGACCACATCGTGAGTGTGGCCGAAGCGATTCGAAAAGTGGCGCGGCATTATGCAGCGTAA
- a CDS encoding exo-alpha-sialidase, which translates to MKIPPFKRPKCPVFVVAGLGGLFTVVNLASGEAWTPTSAPSHAWKAVACSADGNKLVAAGVNIGCGYGCIFHPIPIYTSTNSGATWTQTSAPSNLWSSVASSADGTKLVAVVGDRSKDWVGYVNYQVGEIYTSTDSGATWTQTSAPTTNWSSVASSADGTKIIAASGGRSGLGTPPGPIYTSTDTGATWTATSAPTSLWTSVATSADGTKLVAAIYSDEFGNAGLIYTSLDSGAIWGQTTAPSNYWSSVASAADGMKLVAAAESGEIYTSLDSGANWVQTTASTNYYWSSVASSADGTRLVAVPGSRYAYSYSDPIYTSSNSGATWTQTISASNNWSSVASSAEGSKLVAAAYTDEFGNYGLIYTTQSTSTPLLSIGRLGCNAVVSWLVPSTSFVLQQNSDLTTTNWTDVPTPPTFNFTNLHYEVIVSPSPGQRFYRLKQQ; encoded by the coding sequence ATGAAAATACCACCATTCAAGAGGCCGAAATGCCCGGTGTTCGTGGTAGCCGGTTTAGGCGGCCTCTTCACCGTCGTGAATCTTGCCTCCGGCGAAGCTTGGACACCCACCAGCGCGCCTTCGCATGCTTGGAAAGCCGTCGCCTGTTCGGCGGATGGCAACAAACTGGTGGCGGCAGGAGTGAACATAGGTTGCGGTTACGGATGCATTTTCCATCCCATTCCGATTTACACCTCAACGAATTCAGGCGCGACGTGGACGCAGACCAGCGCGCCGAGTAACCTTTGGTCGTCTGTCGCCTCGTCAGCGGATGGAACCAAATTGGTGGCGGTGGTTGGTGACCGTTCAAAGGACTGGGTCGGTTACGTTAACTATCAAGTCGGCGAGATTTACACCTCAACTGATTCAGGGGCCACTTGGACACAGACCAGTGCGCCCACCACGAACTGGAGTTCCGTCGCCTCTTCGGCGGATGGGACCAAAATCATTGCGGCATCAGGAGGGCGCTCCGGGCTTGGTACTCCTCCCGGCCCGATTTACACCTCCACGGATACGGGCGCCACCTGGACAGCCACCAGCGCGCCCACCTCACTTTGGACATCTGTCGCCACCTCGGCGGATGGAACCAAATTGGTGGCGGCAATTTATTCTGACGAGTTTGGAAACGCCGGCTTGATTTACACCTCTTTGGATTCAGGCGCCATTTGGGGGCAGACGACCGCGCCGAGTAACTACTGGTCTTCCGTCGCTTCCGCGGCAGATGGAATGAAACTGGTTGCGGCGGCGGAGTCTGGAGAGATTTACACCTCTTTGGATTCAGGCGCCAATTGGGTGCAGACCACCGCGTCAACTAACTACTACTGGTCTTCCGTCGCTTCCTCGGCAGATGGAACGAGGCTGGTGGCAGTGCCAGGAAGCAGATACGCCTACTCCTACTCCGACCCGATTTACACCTCGTCGAATTCAGGCGCCACTTGGACGCAGACAATTTCGGCGAGCAACAACTGGTCCTCTGTCGCTTCCTCGGCGGAGGGATCGAAACTGGTGGCGGCAGCTTATACTGACGAATTTGGAAACTACGGCCTGATTTACACCACGCAATCCACCTCAACGCCGTTGTTGAGCATCGGGCGGTTGGGTTGCAACGCTGTTGTTTCCTGGCTCGTGCCCTCGACCAGCTTTGTGTTGCAACAGAACTCGGATTTAACCACGACGAACTGGACGGATGTGCCAACACCTCCAACGTTCAATTTCACGAACCTGCACTATGAGGTGATTGTGTCACCGTCTCCAGGCCAACGTTTCTATCGGCTCAAGCAGCAGTGA
- a CDS encoding DUF5615 family PIN-like protein: MSVALYMDVHVPAPITRALKDRGFDALTAQEDGTRKLPDDQLLDRARTLGRVLFSRDEDLLREAQARQTSGRSFAGVIYAHQLRVTIGRCIADLEMIAKVCEPEDFRDRVEYLPLR, encoded by the coding sequence GTGAGCGTCGCGCTCTACATGGATGTGCATGTGCCGGCTCCGATCACAAGGGCGTTGAAGGACCGCGGTTTTGATGCGCTCACGGCTCAGGAGGACGGCACCAGAAAACTTCCCGACGATCAGTTGCTCGACCGCGCGCGTACCCTCGGCCGCGTGCTGTTTAGCCGGGACGAGGACCTGCTGCGCGAAGCACAGGCGCGCCAGACCAGCGGGCGATCCTTCGCCGGAGTGATCTACGCTCATCAGTTGCGCGTGACCATCGGCCGGTGCATCGCGGACTTGGAAATGATCGCGAAGGTATGTGAGCCGGAGGACTTCCGTGATCGAGTTGAGTATCTTCCGCTCCGGTGA
- a CDS encoding DUF433 domain-containing protein, whose amino-acid sequence MPEVATAPHIRLDTEGRAWVDDTNVKVIEIVLDHLAYGWSPEEMHYQHPHLSLAQIHAALGHYFDHQAEFDREIERSLRGVETATAQAKESPARQRLRRLGRLA is encoded by the coding sequence ATGCCAGAAGTAGCTACTGCACCACATATCCGGCTCGACACTGAAGGTCGCGCCTGGGTGGATGACACCAATGTCAAGGTCATCGAAATCGTGCTGGATCATCTGGCTTATGGCTGGAGTCCCGAAGAGATGCATTACCAGCATCCGCATCTTTCGCTCGCGCAGATCCACGCCGCCTTGGGCCACTATTTTGATCATCAGGCGGAGTTCGATCGGGAGATTGAGAGAAGTCTGCGAGGTGTGGAAACGGCAACGGCGCAAGCCAAGGAGTCACCAGCAAGGCAGCGTCTGCGCCGGCTTGGCAGGCTGGCGTGA
- a CDS encoding prepilin-type N-terminal cleavage/methylation domain-containing protein — protein sequence MNTKPQFQRAFTLIELLVVIAIIAILAGLLLPVLGGAKERAKVVQCLSNQRQIGVAFQMYRDDNQTKFPPIGPGGVAFSFQFGGGDPNTIIPQPVAATNRPLWRYAPKRELFRCPSDRGIDTVNFKWSNWFEALGTSYKYNENPWVAQTRNQLVDIEMGFALKPESWIQSPSRHILMHEPPALPNDNGNSPMINYSHYSQGPSTVHSYKEMRNRSSATVLFVDSHAIHRDFKRFILANTTYPAEPTAEWIWYKAK from the coding sequence ATGAATACGAAACCACAATTTCAGCGAGCTTTCACTCTGATCGAATTACTGGTGGTCATCGCGATCATCGCAATCCTGGCGGGCCTACTGCTACCAGTTCTGGGCGGAGCGAAAGAACGCGCGAAGGTTGTTCAGTGCTTGAGCAATCAGCGGCAGATCGGCGTCGCGTTTCAGATGTATCGTGACGATAATCAGACGAAATTTCCGCCAATCGGCCCGGGCGGCGTAGCTTTTTCATTTCAGTTTGGGGGAGGCGATCCGAACACGATTATCCCCCAGCCGGTGGCAGCGACGAATCGACCGCTGTGGCGCTACGCCCCCAAGCGTGAGTTGTTCCGGTGTCCGTCGGACCGCGGCATCGACACCGTTAATTTCAAGTGGTCAAACTGGTTCGAAGCGCTGGGCACGTCTTACAAATACAACGAGAATCCCTGGGTCGCGCAAACGCGAAACCAGTTGGTTGATATTGAAATGGGTTTTGCGCTCAAGCCCGAGAGTTGGATCCAATCGCCTTCGCGTCACATCCTCATGCACGAGCCTCCCGCGTTGCCAAACGACAATGGGAATTCCCCGATGATCAATTACTCACATTACAGCCAGGGCCCGTCCACTGTGCACAGTTATAAAGAAATGCGGAACCGAAGCAGCGCGACCGTTCTGTTCGTGGATAGCCACGCCATCCATCGCGACTTCAAGCGTTTCATTCTGGCCAACACTACTTACCCAGCCGAACCGACTGCGGAATGGATTTGGTACAAGGCCAAATAG
- a CDS encoding amidohydrolase family protein, whose protein sequence is MEVRAANNSPRSREGFIDVNINLSRWPLRRLRFDDTAALAAKLRSHGVTQAWAGSFEGLLHKDIAAVNTRLAEECRRHGRGLLVPFGSINPKLPDWEEELRRSAEEHHMPGIRLHPSYHGYRLDDPDFARLLRLATERHMIVQLALLMEDERMMHPLLRVEPVDTAPLVDLVKQTPGLRLVLLNALGKLHGKPLSDLIAAGEVYVEISMLEGVGGVRNLLAQVPSSRVLFGSFAPLFYFESALLKLKESPLTQEQVRAVRLGNAQPLLAR, encoded by the coding sequence ATGGAGGTCCGCGCCGCAAACAACTCGCCGCGCTCGCGCGAGGGTTTCATTGACGTCAACATAAACCTCTCGCGCTGGCCGTTGCGTCGTCTGCGCTTTGACGACACGGCCGCGCTTGCCGCGAAACTCCGCAGCCACGGTGTGACGCAAGCTTGGGCGGGCAGCTTCGAAGGTCTCCTGCACAAAGACATTGCGGCGGTCAACACTCGTCTCGCCGAGGAGTGTCGCCGTCACGGCCGCGGGTTATTGGTGCCGTTTGGTTCGATCAATCCGAAGCTGCCGGATTGGGAGGAAGAGTTGCGTCGCAGCGCCGAAGAACACCACATGCCCGGCATCCGATTGCATCCCAGCTATCACGGTTACAGACTTGATGACCCGGATTTTGCGCGACTGCTCCGGCTCGCGACCGAGCGCCACATGATTGTCCAACTCGCGCTGCTGATGGAAGATGAACGCATGATGCATCCGTTGCTGCGCGTCGAGCCGGTGGACACCGCGCCGCTGGTTGACCTCGTCAAGCAAACGCCCGGCCTCCGGCTCGTTCTCCTGAACGCCTTGGGCAAGCTCCACGGCAAGCCACTCAGTGACTTGATCGCAGCGGGAGAAGTTTACGTTGAGATTTCCATGCTCGAAGGTGTGGGCGGAGTCCGCAACCTGCTGGCGCAGGTGCCATCGAGTCGCGTGCTCTTCGGCTCATTCGCGCCTCTGTTCTACTTTGAGTCCGCGCTCCTCAAGTTGAAGGAATCTCCACTGACCCAGGAACAAGTGCGCGCCGTCCGCCTTGGCAACGCGCAACCTTTGCTGGCGCGGTAG
- a CDS encoding VCBS repeat-containing protein translates to MKTKTLFPCAGIFLATLMTGFSQPTFTKHPTNQSVSLGANVQFMSLATSTNPPLTYQWRLTATNLAAQTNASLSRTNVQLADAGDYDVVATDSSSSTTSHVAHLEVDPTFTKITTGSIVTEVGVGGGYGCAWGDYDNDGFIDLILTSPFRILSNTVRTNVLFHNAGDGTFTKITNSLIVSEARDWRGCAWADYDNDGDLDLFVTSTDANGFAAQNELFRNNGDGSFTKMTSSNVGAIVSTAAGGSEHCVWADYDNDGFLDMFVARFGPDWLFHNNADGTFAKMTNTAVGLVQDTRESYGAMWGDYDNDGRPDLFVAVKDDNGINQTNFLYYNQGNGTFTRIVAGSIATNNEYSVACAWSDYDNDGYLDLFVVNGKYHVATNSLYHNNGDGTFTKMTSNIVGSVASDAASFSSCAWADYDNDGFIDLFVTRGSGEDSPGPNFLYHNNGDGTFTRIYAGSPVNDLGVCWNCAWGDYDNDGFLDLFVTHPVLDFINNVPTPNLLYRNNGNSNGWLTVKLVGTASNRSAIGAKVRVQASIRGKMMWQIREINSGHGAGGASLFAHFGLGDATNIDLVRIEWPSGIVQTITNVAPKQSLTVVEHQQPGVVSTPSLSSVSLATNGAVNLSVTGDTNLLYLFEASTNLVNWTKVGVRSNATGIVGFTDIKATNYVNRFYRVSVP, encoded by the coding sequence ATGAAAACCAAGACTCTGTTCCCCTGCGCCGGGATTTTCCTGGCCACGCTTATGACTGGTTTCAGCCAGCCAACTTTCACTAAGCATCCTACGAATCAATCCGTCAGCCTCGGCGCTAACGTCCAATTCATGTCATTGGCCACGAGCACCAATCCCCCACTCACCTATCAATGGCGGTTGACGGCAACAAATCTCGCGGCTCAGACGAATGCCAGTCTAAGCCGGACGAACGTGCAACTTGCTGACGCAGGCGATTATGACGTGGTGGCGACCGACAGTTCCAGCTCGACCACCAGCCACGTTGCCCACCTGGAGGTTGACCCCACCTTCACGAAAATCACCACCGGCAGCATTGTAACTGAGGTCGGAGTTGGTGGTGGATACGGTTGCGCCTGGGGGGACTACGACAACGATGGGTTCATTGATCTGATCCTCACAAGTCCTTTCAGGATTTTGTCCAACACCGTTAGAACGAATGTCCTCTTTCATAATGCCGGGGACGGAACTTTCACAAAGATTACAAACAGCCTCATTGTAAGCGAGGCCCGAGACTGGCGTGGTTGCGCCTGGGCGGATTATGACAACGACGGGGATCTGGACCTGTTCGTAACTAGTACCGATGCCAACGGCTTCGCCGCCCAAAACGAACTCTTCCGAAACAATGGTGACGGCAGCTTCACGAAAATGACTTCGAGCAATGTTGGCGCCATTGTCTCCACGGCCGCCGGCGGTTCGGAGCACTGTGTCTGGGCCGATTACGACAACGATGGGTTTCTCGACATGTTCGTGGCGAGGTTCGGACCCGATTGGCTATTCCACAACAACGCCGATGGCACGTTCGCCAAAATGACGAATACGGCTGTGGGGCTCGTCCAGGACACTCGGGAGAGCTACGGCGCCATGTGGGGCGATTACGACAACGATGGCCGCCCCGATCTTTTTGTGGCAGTCAAAGATGATAATGGGATCAACCAGACCAATTTCCTTTATTATAACCAGGGGAATGGCACATTCACAAGGATCGTTGCCGGCAGCATTGCAACCAACAACGAGTATTCCGTCGCCTGTGCCTGGAGTGACTACGACAACGACGGTTACTTGGATCTCTTTGTGGTTAATGGCAAGTATCACGTGGCCACCAATTCGCTCTATCACAACAACGGCGACGGCACGTTTACGAAGATGACGAGCAACATCGTGGGCAGCGTCGCGAGCGACGCGGCCTCCTTCTCTTCATGCGCATGGGCGGACTACGACAACGATGGCTTCATTGATTTGTTTGTGACCCGCGGTAGCGGTGAAGATTCTCCTGGCCCCAATTTTCTCTACCACAACAATGGCGACGGCACGTTCACCCGGATTTACGCCGGCAGTCCTGTCAACGACTTGGGCGTCTGCTGGAATTGTGCCTGGGGGGACTATGACAACGATGGGTTTCTCGATCTCTTTGTTACCCACCCCGTACTCGATTTTATTAACAACGTGCCAACTCCGAATCTTCTCTACCGGAACAACGGCAACAGCAACGGCTGGCTCACGGTCAAATTGGTGGGGACAGCCTCCAACCGCTCGGCGATTGGCGCGAAGGTGCGGGTGCAAGCGAGCATCCGTGGCAAAATGATGTGGCAGATTCGCGAAATCAACTCCGGCCACGGCGCTGGTGGTGCTTCCCTCTTTGCCCACTTTGGCCTGGGTGATGCCACGAACATCGACCTCGTCCGCATCGAATGGCCTTCGGGAATCGTTCAAACAATTACCAACGTGGCCCCAAAACAGTCCTTGACCGTAGTGGAACATCAGCAGCCAGGCGTCGTCAGCACACCGAGCTTGTCGAGTGTGTCGCTCGCAACCAACGGCGCGGTCAATTTGTCCGTCACGGGCGACACCAACTTACTTTACTTGTTTGAGGCCTCAACCAACCTGGTCAATTGGACAAAAGTGGGTGTTAGATCAAACGCCACGGGTATCGTTGGTTTTACAGACATCAAGGCTACAAATTATGTCAACCGCTTTTACCGTGTCTCGGTTCCTTAA